In Phormidium ambiguum IAM M-71, the genomic window ATTTTAGACGATCGCATAGAATTAGTATTAGTTACCGCTTATTCTCCACCAATTCGGCGTTCTGTTCCCGTTAAACGAGAACAAGTCAATCAAGCAATTATCAAGTTTCGTAACGCACTAAAAAACCCAGAAACAGACCCGACAGAATCAGCCAGACAGTTTTATAACTGGTTAATCAAACCAATAGAAACGCAACTTATTCAAGCCAAAGCAAAAACTATTTTTTACGCCCCAGATGGCCCATTACGTTATATTCCTTTAGCCGCGCTTTTTGATGGAAAACAATGGTTAGTTCAGCGTTTTCAAATCAATCATATTACCGCCGCAACTTTGAGTAACTTTAATGTTACACCTAAACCTAATCCGCGCATTTTAGCAGCAGCTTTTACTACAGGAAATTACACAGTAAAAGCAGGAAATCGACAAATAGCTTTTTCAGGATTACCCTTTGCCGCAAAGGAAGTACAAAATTTAGCTCAAACTGTTCCCAACACTACTAAAATATTAGACAAAGACTTTAATCCATCATCCATAATTCCTCATTTAAACGAATACAACATTGTACATTTAGCTACTCATGCCGCCTTTTTAATAGGTTCGCCAGAAGACTCATTTATTTTATTTGGAAATGGCGAATTTGTCACTTTGCGAGATGTAGAAATTTGGTCACTTGCCAATGTAGATTTAGTAGTATTAAGTGCTTGCGAAACTGCTTTAGGAGGAAAATTAGGAAATGGAGAAGAAATTTTAGGTTTTGGTTATCAAGTACAATTAGCAGGTGCTTTAGCTTCAATTTCCTCATTATGGGCAGTTTCCGATGGCGGAACTCAAGCTTTAATGGACGTATTTTATCTAACATTAAAAACTGGAAATATTAGCAAAGCAGAAGCTTTAAGACGATCGCAAATTGCCCTAATTACTGGTAACTACCAACCATCAGCAAAACAGCATATCATCATTCAACCAGCCATTCCCAGTAACTTCCCATCACATAATATGCAACGCTTAACACATCCTTTTTACTGGGCACCCTTTATTTTAATTGGTAACAGTTAAAATTGTTATATCAGGTTCGGATAATCACTTATAAAACCAGAAAGACCCCCGCTAAAGCTGTGCTTTGTTTCCCCTCCCCGTACACGGGGAGGGGATTAAGGGGTGGGGTTTAATGACTGTGGAAAACATAGCTGAATTATCCGAACATATACCAATTGTCTATGAACTATGCGCTTAATTAACCCCTCCCTATCTACGGAAATGGGCAATAATTAAGCGCAATTTTACAGAGAAATAGTATAACTAATACAACCAACTGCGATACTCTGGTTGTACATCTTTCATATCTTCATAAAGCCAAACCATTCTATCAATAAACCACAATTTTCCTAAATAAACCAAAGTTACTCCTAATAAAGTTGGCCAAAAATTCAAAGCAACTAAACCCCAGATCAAAAAAACTACTCCCGACGTAGAAACAACACTGAGAATATTGGGAACTTTTTGATGATGTTGAGGAACGGGAACATTATCGCGGTTTAGCCAAACTCTTTCGCCAAGCACAGCTTTAGAAGCCCAATTATTTGTCGAATTAGGTTCGGAAAAGATGCGCGGATTTAGCCACATCCAACCTATAGTAATTGTAATGGGAATTAAAGACCACCAACCCAACCAAACCCGACTCCAAATAGCTAAAATTAATAACGGTAAAACAGTAAATCTTGTCCAGACGCTCCAAGGATTAGCGTGACGCGCCCAAGTCGTATCATCCATACTAAAAGAGGCGGCTATCTTTCTTTCTAAAGTCATTAACTTACCTCCACATTGTTCGGCTGACAAACGATCAAAACAGTTCTTCCTTACTTAGTGTTATAACCCAAAAAAATTAAACTTAGTTAGAGTTAAAATAACAGTTAGTTTCAATGAGGGAGAAAGATTGTGAGAGCTACACAATCAAACCACAAACAACAAGAAAACGATCGAGATTGGTCATGGAATTTCTGGCCATTAGTACCACTTTACCCTTATAACAAGCGGCGCACGCTGCGTCGAGAAATCATCAAAGATACTATTTGGACATTCGATCAAATCCAAGGTATTTTGTACACAGTAACACCCATTCGCATGACTGCGGTTCGGCTATCTTCTGGTGGTTTACTTATCTATGCACCTGTCGCACCTACTCCTGAGTGCATCCGACTAGTTAACGAATTGGTAGCGGTTCATGGTGAAGTGAAATATATTATCCTTCCTACTGCCTCTGGTTTAGAACACAAGGTTTTTGTCGGCCCATTTGCCAGACGTTTTCCTAATGCTCAAGTATTTGTTGCGCCTTCCCAGTGGAGTTATCCGTTTAACTTACCTTTAAGTTGGCTTGGTTTTCCTGAAAAACGAACTAAGATACTTCCAGAAGATAGTAAATTAGCACCGTTTTGTGATGATTTTGAATACAAAATATTAGACATTAATTTAGGACGGGGTTCTTTTGTCGAAGTTGCATTATGGCACAAATCCTCGCGCACGTTGCTGCTAACAGATACAGTTTTGGTAGTGCCAGAAACTCCGCCAGAAATCGTTCAAATTGACCCTTATCCGCTATTGTTTCATGCCAGAGATAATGCTTTAGAAGAGATTTGTGATACACCAGAAAATCGCCAGAAAGGATGGCAAAGGATTAGTTTGTTTGCACTTTACTTTCGCCCAAGTGCTTTAGAAACAGTGGATTTAAAACAAGCATTAGCTGATATGTTCAAAGCGCCAGATAAATCTAAGAAAGCATATTTTGGTTTATTTCCGTTTCGTTGGAAAAATGGCTGGCAACATTCATTTTCTGCACTGCGGGGAAATGGTAGACCTTTGGTAGCACCAATTTTGCAAACCTTGATTTTGGATCATTCACCAGAGAAAACCCTCAACTGGGCTTCACAAGTATCCCTTTGGGATTTTGAACTGATTATTCCTTGCCATTTTGACGCAACTATTAAAACCAATCCTAGTCAGTTTCGACAAGCTTTTGCTTTTTTGGAGTCAGAAACATCTTTACCAGCAGAAGATTTGGCATTCATTTTGGAATTGGAAGAAAACCTGGATAAAAAAGGTATTACTCGTCCACCACAACCAAAATCTGTTGTTTACCCAGAATAAAAGGTAGTAGTTTGGCGATATTTTTGGCATCGTCAATACCGCGATGATGGGTTCCTTCTAGTTCCATTCCTGTTAATTTTAATGCTTCTGCCATACCGTAAGGTTCAGATAATTCTTGGGTTTTACTGAACAATTTTTTGAGATTAATGTGAGGATAGCTAATGGGAAAAGGAACTTTGTGAAACTTACTGTCTTGTTTAAATTGATTGTAGTCATAATCTCCCCAAGAACCAAAGACAGCATTTGGGTAGTTTGATAACCATTTTTGCAAAAGTAGAATTGCATTTACATATCCCGGAGCTTGTTCAACCTGCGTTTGAGTAATCGAAGTGAGACTTGTACAGAAAGGAGTAAGAATAGGATAACGCACAGGTTTAACAAAAGTTTGAAACTCATCAACTATCATCAAAGTTTCTGCTTCTACCATCACGGCTCCAATTTCGATAATTTCCATTTTATGCCGTTTAATGCTTCCTTTATCGCAACAAGTTGCTTCTAAATCGAGGACTAAAAAATAATCGTATTGATTTAAGTTCATCATTTACTCCTAACCTAATGTATTACAGTAATAATTAATTCTATTCCTTAAATGCTTGATGATATTGATAGTTGTTCCAAAAGGTCGTAAGCTGAAAACTTGTTACTTAAAAATCAGTCAAACATGGGACAATACGATCGCTTAATCTTAATGGCAGAAGATGAACTGACTCAGTACAGCACTGATGCTCGGAAAATTGAAAAACTCCGCCAAAAAATTGGCATATCTGTCACCCCAGCCGAACAAAAGCAAGTCAAAGAAACATTACAAGCGGAAATGCCCACAGATTTTGTCAGTCAGTTGGTGGAAAAACAACGTCAGACTGTAGCTTTGCCATTCTGGGGTATTGCAGGTTTGGGATTGCTGTTCGGTATTTCTCTCTCTCAACCTCTTGATTATATTGCGACTGTTGCAGGTGTTGCGATCGCCATTTCCGTGCAAAAATGGGGATGGCGATTGCAAGCTAAACGTTTAGTACTGCAAACTCTGGAAGATATCGAACAACGAACCCGTAAACCTGTTTAGAAATTGTTATTACTCATCATAATCACAACAGTTGGATGTAATTTATTCCTCAAAACTGTTGTAATATCCTCTCATTTTTTCGACAATCAAATTCAAATATTAATTCCCGACATATTCCTCAGTTGTTGATGAAAATATAAAAAATTACCTATGAATTTATTTTCTTGAGCGTACAAACAAAAAAACAGCGTTTTTCTAAAGTTTGGAAACACTACAATTTTAGAGTTGACAAGTAATTGGATGGAGTAAACATGGCAACTTATTTAATTACAGGTGCTAATCGAGGAATTGGTTACGAATACTGTCGCCAACTGCAACTCCGAGGTAATGTTGTAATTGCCGTTTGCCGGAGTGCTTCGGAAGAATTGCAGCAACTAGGCGTACAAATTGAAGAAGGAATTGATATTACCTCCGATGCTTCAGTTGCAGATTTACAAACTCGCTTGGGTGACACACAGATTGATGTATTGATTAACAATGCAGGAATCCTCAAGCGTGTCACATTAGAAGACTTGGATTTTGAGAGCATTAGAGAACAGTTTGAAGTGAATGCTTTGGGAACTTTACGAGTGATTCACGCCCTACTACCAAATCTCCATCCAGGCTCCAAAATTGCAATTATGACTAGTCGGATGGGTTCAATTGGTGACAATACCTCTGGTAGTTCCTACGGTTATCGAATGTCGAAAGTAGCATTATCAATGGCAGGCAAATCGCTGTCTCATGACTTGAAACCGCGTGGAATTGCAGTAGCGATACTGCATCCCGGTTTAGTGCAAACCCGCATGACCAATTTTACATCTGGTGGCATTACGCCGGAGGAATCAGTAAAGGGATTATTGCAGCGAATTGATGAGTTAACGCTGGAGAATACAGGCACTTTTTGGCACGCAAATGGCGAGGTGTTGCCTTGGTAGGCGCGTCCTTTGATAAAAAGTAAACCTGATACTTTTCTAAAATGTTTGCTTTATAAGGAACCCCAGTCCCTACTCCCCAGTCGCCTTGCACCAGGCTTTTCTACCACGAGTACGGGAGAGTCAATTTTTTGAGCAGCTTTGTATCCAGGTGCTTGTTTACCTAACTTAAGGTTGTTTCAAAATCTGATGGCGCGAAAGTAGTATTAACTCAAGGAAGCGTTGACAATAGGATTTTGGTAACAAAGCCCTCTCAACTACCTCGACAACTCTAAACCTACTCTGTGGAGTCCTCCATGCCCTCTGAAACCAGCCCAGTCCAACCCGCAGTCCTACTCACCATTATTGCTGAAACAGTTCTAAAAGATGCTATTGTCAGTTTGTTTAAAAGCAATGATGTAAGCGGTTACACAATTAATCAAGTGCAGGGCGAAGGTAGCCACGGTAAACGCTTAGGAGACATAGCAGGCTACAACACAAATATTGAAATCAAAACCATTGTGTCACTAGAAGTATCTGATTCTATCTTTTCGTCTATCAAAGACTATCAGGGTAAGCACGCTTTGATTGCCTTCCGGCAGAATGTAGAAGCCTTGGTTAATTAACCTGGTTGGTGTAGCTTTTCATTCATTTCCCCGCGCCAAAGCTGAATTATTTGTTTGCTGAAATGAAAGCTCTTATAAACCGCAGATACCCGACTTCTTAGAGAAGTCGGGTATCTCGCCCTAACTAGGTGGCAATCGCTAGGGGTTTAAGCAGTGTGCAGCTTTTTACGAGCGCGACCTGGTGCGGCGGGCTTCTTGTTGCGGGTGGGTGCGGATGGTGTCGGGGACTTTGCCTGGTTACTGCGACGTTGATTCG contains:
- a CDS encoding DUF6653 family protein, whose amino-acid sequence is MTLERKIAASFSMDDTTWARHANPWSVWTRFTVLPLLILAIWSRVWLGWWSLIPITITIGWMWLNPRIFSEPNSTNNWASKAVLGERVWLNRDNVPVPQHHQKVPNILSVVSTSGVVFLIWGLVALNFWPTLLGVTLVYLGKLWFIDRMVWLYEDMKDVQPEYRSWLY
- a CDS encoding DUF4336 domain-containing protein, translating into MRATQSNHKQQENDRDWSWNFWPLVPLYPYNKRRTLRREIIKDTIWTFDQIQGILYTVTPIRMTAVRLSSGGLLIYAPVAPTPECIRLVNELVAVHGEVKYIILPTASGLEHKVFVGPFARRFPNAQVFVAPSQWSYPFNLPLSWLGFPEKRTKILPEDSKLAPFCDDFEYKILDINLGRGSFVEVALWHKSSRTLLLTDTVLVVPETPPEIVQIDPYPLLFHARDNALEEICDTPENRQKGWQRISLFALYFRPSALETVDLKQALADMFKAPDKSKKAYFGLFPFRWKNGWQHSFSALRGNGRPLVAPILQTLILDHSPEKTLNWASQVSLWDFELIIPCHFDATIKTNPSQFRQAFAFLESETSLPAEDLAFILELEENLDKKGITRPPQPKSVVYPE
- a CDS encoding 3'-5' exonuclease, with protein sequence MMNLNQYDYFLVLDLEATCCDKGSIKRHKMEIIEIGAVMVEAETLMIVDEFQTFVKPVRYPILTPFCTSLTSITQTQVEQAPGYVNAILLLQKWLSNYPNAVFGSWGDYDYNQFKQDSKFHKVPFPISYPHINLKKLFSKTQELSEPYGMAEALKLTGMELEGTHHRGIDDAKNIAKLLPFILGKQQILVVVDE
- a CDS encoding SDR family oxidoreductase: MATYLITGANRGIGYEYCRQLQLRGNVVIAVCRSASEELQQLGVQIEEGIDITSDASVADLQTRLGDTQIDVLINNAGILKRVTLEDLDFESIREQFEVNALGTLRVIHALLPNLHPGSKIAIMTSRMGSIGDNTSGSSYGYRMSKVALSMAGKSLSHDLKPRGIAVAILHPGLVQTRMTNFTSGGITPEESVKGLLQRIDELTLENTGTFWHANGEVLPW
- a CDS encoding P-II family nitrogen regulator, which encodes MPSETSPVQPAVLLTIIAETVLKDAIVSLFKSNDVSGYTINQVQGEGSHGKRLGDIAGYNTNIEIKTIVSLEVSDSIFSSIKDYQGKHALIAFRQNVEALVN